In one window of Oncorhynchus nerka isolate Pitt River unplaced genomic scaffold, Oner_Uvic_2.0 unplaced_scaffold_2___fragment_2___debris, whole genome shotgun sequence DNA:
- the LOC115111491 gene encoding uncharacterized protein LOC115111491 yields MKDETETHETNKNRTGGKAKRKSSGCKKTSVEEDSSIGAESSQTPGCGFRERGSIIEQLEKEAQRTLMPSLKIETCCAPILLSFLRSLTDDQWRVIQHGMKNNLTFEQLSMLCLKIVKVVTQTALRILLPALARIMGVNLRSGATSPESQCSLTGSEDSLGSLDEREKRLLISEMNYWTKERRRNGSAGCRQKSTRRTSSPCCSPKRSQTSLQSLPATREAPLMEEPLKALFGVTEESLLISLVEGHSNPSSSELSCAIVGEVVHQLNSGLSVAIQASPGSCPPMDSQDIAAGKEVIRVASVQILAELQSQTSEPEWVGFIEPLMDPVTDDVLDAIVGTMDKMAQDFNILLDLAKKMTILGSKCLTNLQCDLDVECPSGKEGTTHFLKETGSSTSVVARKIQTLSSPNFQSKALKAVSTILTRKVSSSSGMAPSSRPSSAAPSLTEAPLNTSCTALTPVTSTATVIVKAFVGGMETIASFEGTCEAVDWPVPVNDHKTGSSQMITLSLARTLYGRIRAKLRDLLTLSAREEGVAKDASLQESSDTLEKATVSTVEVQLPSTEFSRVPSESQPIPALCLSNLDTSTQEVLSSVFSIYKSELSKVESKSLAVVSSSDESLEACWFVDGVLSKLDDYTISQSPSPNEDLSVSTQYSQLSSEESVRITESSTSLIQSINKLSSNDFQTQAEEAVSKVLMRSSHSFITQISHTGLQKSLQAGLSSSSPSEIHVLSESMSSMSSENTASVLVETFVKGMVTIFQKNESTDTVLLERSGRVSQCSHGGSQLDDTELSVKISEEKLWSTAKTICVSMKNTLKDFFTGLKPSGSERTENASSKETLGEILVAIQSEISNLGRMKDSRELLQINDMVGTILKEVEKSEDDSEQVCQDIPRTCSSLSTSLNGRSSLSSSSKSPRSECELEINLPGTPIPDEVPFDLTCPIVRSSCIDTRVSKMPEISSSDLKTKMMAHTDEPLHRNSPMTDSSRPPSAKASFRSSTPSFTSKGTSLVPKGDGIDIEEKEECIPSSSGHLRELITPDISSATAFPLQYLMDSSKDDVLCLVAILVIRLLSEIRPSALDGPSQQAADMTETSQQLIRQVLSEFCAASRFSRTQAYSQILYIHRVFRGVHKNLMEEFGSYNTLQAAISSQDPAFDRVLVKSLTQQLVQGCKEASRPASAATNPSDQAETERGAEQKARRSFLCFSMTKLRINFKRSKR; encoded by the exons ATGAAGGATGAAACAGAGACACATGAGACCAACAAGAACAGGACAGGAGGCAAG GCTAAACGTAAGTCCAGTGGCTGTAAGAAGACTTCCGTGGAGGAGGACAGCAGCATTGGTGCAG AGTCTTCTCAGACACCCGGGTGTGGTTTCCGGGAAAGGGGATCTATCATTGAGCAGCTGGAGAAGGAGGCTCAGAGGACTCTAATGCCTTCTCTCAAGATTGAGACATGCTGTGCCccaatcctcctctccttcctgagGAGTCTAACTGATGA CCAATGGAGAGTGATTCAGCATGGCATGAAAAATAAC CTCACATTCGAGCAGCTCTCCATGCTGTGTCTGAAGATTGTTAAAGTCGTGACCCAGACAGCCCTCCGCATTCTCCTACCAGCGCTAGCTCGTATCATGGGGGTGAACCTGAGGAGTGGGGCAACCTCCCCAGAATCCCAGTGCTCTCTGACAGGGTCTGAGGATTCCTTAGGCAgtctggatgagagagagaaaaggctgCTGATCAGTGAGATGAACTACTGGactaaggagaggaggaggaatggcaGTGCAGGGTGCCGCCAAAAATCCACTCGCAGAACCTCATCACCATGCTGTTCGCCTAAGAG GTCCCAGACCTCATTGCAGAGCTTGCCTGCAACTAGAGAGGCTCCACTCATGGAGGAGCCTCTGAAGGCTCTTTTTGGGGTAACGGAAGAGAGCCTCCTGATATCCCTGGTTGAGGGTCACTCCAACCCCAGCTCCTCCGAGTTGAGCTGTGCTATCGTGGGGGAGGTGGTACACCAGCTTAACTCTGGCCTCTCAGTGGCCATTCAGGCCAGCCCGGGGAGTTGCCCCCCTATGGACAGTCAGGACATAGCAGCAGGCAAGGAGGTCATTCGGGTAGCCTCGGTGCAGATCCTGGCCGAGCTACAGAGCCAAACGTCTGAGCCAGAGTGGGTAGGGTTTATCGAGCCCCTCATGGACCCTGTGACCGATGATGTGCTGGATGCCATTGTCGGCACAATGGACAAAATGGCACAGGACTTCAACATCCTATTGGATCTGGCCAAGAAGATGACAATCTTGGGGTCAAAATGTCTGACCAATCTTCAATGTGACCTTGATGTTGAGTGTCCATCTGGGAAAGAAGGGACCACTCACTTTCTCAAAGAGACTGGATCCTCTACCAGTGTGGTGGCCAGAAAGATTCAGACCCTCTCTAGCCCCAACTTTCAGTCTAAAGCCCTGAAGGCGGTGAGCACCATCCTTACAAGGAAAGTCAGCAGCTCTTCTGGCATGGCTCCTTCCTCTAGGCCTTCTAGTGCTGCTCCTAGCCTTACTGAAGCCCCCCTGAATACCAGCTGCACAGCCCTGACACCTGTAACCTCCACTGCCACAGTGATTGTTAAGGCATTTGTGGGAGGCATGGAGACGATAGCATCATTTGAAGGCACATGTGAAGCAGTTGATTGGCCAGTTCCTGTAAATGACCACAAAACAGGATCTTCACAGATGATAACCTTATCTCTAGCCCGCACACTCTACGGCCGTATACGAGCAAAGCTGAGGGACCTTTTAACTCTATCCGCTCGAGAAGAAGGTGTGGCTAAGGATGCTTCTCTTCAGGAGTCTTCAGACACCCTGGAAAAGGCAACTGTTTCAACTGTTGAGGTCCAGTTACCCAGCACCGAATTTAGTAGAGTTCCCAGTGAGAGCCAACCaataccagctctctgtctctccaatcTGGATACCAGTACTCAAGAAGTTCTTAGCAGTGTTTTTTCCATctacaagtcagagttatcaaaAGTGGAGAGTAAATCCTTGGCCGTTGTCAGTTCATCTGATGAGTCCCTAGAGGCTTGTTGGTTTGTTGATGGTGTCCTATCAAAGCTCGATGACTATACTATTTCCCAGTCACCCTCACCCAATGAAGACTTGAGCGTGAGTACTCAATATTCTCAACTGAGCTCAGAAGAGAGTGTCAGAATCACAGAGTCCTCTACTAGTCTGATTCAGAGCATTAATAAGCTCTCTAGCAATGACTTCCAGACTCAGGCAGAAGAGGCAGTGAGTAAAGTGCTGATGAGATCCAGTCATTCCTTTATCACACAGATCAGCCATACTGGTCTTCAGAAAAGTCTGCAGGCTGGCTTATCATCTAGCTCACCATCAGAGATCCATGTCCTTTCAGAATCCATGTCCTCCATGTCCTCTGAGAATACAGCATCTGTATTAGTGGAAACCTTTGTCAAAGGAATGGTGACTATTTTCCAGAAAAATGAGTCCACTGACACTGTGCTACTGGAAAGAAGTGGGAGAGTTTCACAGTGCTCCCACGGGGGCTCCCAACTGGATGATACTGAATTGAGTGTTAAAATATCAGAGGAGAAGCTTTGGTCAACAGCTAAGACCATCTGCGTCAGTATGAAGAACACACTTAAGGATTTCTTCACAGGGCTGAAGCCATCCGGATCCGAAAGGACAGAAAATGCTTCTTCCAAAGAGACCCTTGGGGAAATCCTGGTTGCTATCCAGAGTGAAATCTCAAACTTAGGGCGAATGAAGGATTCCAGGGAGCTCCTTCAGATCAATGATATGGTAGGAACTATACTGAAGGAGGTTGAGAAAAGTGAGGATGACAGTGAACAAGTCTGCCAAGACATCCCTAGAACCTGTTCATCTTTGTCCACTTCTTTAAATGGTCGTAGTTCCTTGTCCAGCTCTTCAAAGAGTCCTAGGTCAGAGTGTGAGTTAGAGATCAACCTCCCTGGCACTCCCATCCCTGACGAAGTGCCTTTTGATCTGACCTGCCCCATCGTCAGGAGCTCCTGCATCGACACCAGGGTCTCTAAAATGCCAGAGATTTCTTCAAGTGACCTAAAGACAAAGATGATGGCACACACAGATGAACCCCTGCATCGTAACAGTCCAATGACTGACAGCAGTCGACCACCGAGTGCAAAAGCCTCTTTTCGATCCTCCACTCCGTCTTTCACCAGCAAGGGAACCTCTTTGGTACCAAAGGGAGATGGGATTGACAttgaagagaaggaggagtgtaTCCCCAGCAGCTCTGGCCATCTGAGGGAGCTCATCACCCCGGACATCAGCAGTGCCACTGCATTCCCACTGCAGTACTTGATGGACTCCAGCAAAGATGATGTCCTCTGTTTGGTCGCCATACTGGTGATAAGGTTGCTATCGGAGATCAGACCCTCAGCCCTAGATGGACCCTCTCAACAGGCAGCAGACATGACAGAAACATCTCAGCAACTCATCAGACAAGTCCTGTCTGAGTTCTGTGCTGCATCCAGATTCTCCAGGACACAGGCATATTCCCAGATCCTGTACATCCACAGGGTGTTCAGAGGTGTACATAAAAACCTCATGGAGGAGTTTGGCTCTTATAACACCCTGCAAGCAGCTATTTCCTCCCAGGACCCTGCATTTGACAGAGTCCTGGTAAAGTCCTTGACCCAGCAGCTGGTACAGGGATGCAAGGAGGCATCAAGACCAGCTTCTGCTGCAACAAACCCATCAGACCAggctgagacagagaggggggctgAGCAGAAAGCAAGAAGGAGCTTCCTTTGCTTTTCAATGACCAAACTCAGGATCAACTTCAAG CGTTCCAAGAGATGA